From a region of the Acomys russatus chromosome 4, mAcoRus1.1, whole genome shotgun sequence genome:
- the Slco4a1 gene encoding solute carrier organic anion transporter family member 4A1 translates to MPQHSMGDKHLLSLPKLLFASSSSTTDSGCDTPPSSRASPASLRAAHTPLGSSSQPLFEPQVEDRRSQTAHEVQYVSAGPQDTLCGWQGFTPKCLQVFNTPKGFLFFLCAASFLQGMIVNGFINTVITSIERRFDLHSYQSGLIASSYDIAACLCLTFVSYFGGNGHKPRWLGWGVLVLGIGSLVFALPHFTAGHYEVETDEGVRTGACLTNGSHVECKDSPSGLSSYRLIFMLGQLLHGVGATPLYTLGVTYLDENVKSSYSPIYIAIFYTAAILGPAAGYLIGGTMLNIYTEVSRRTELTTDSPLWVGAWWIGFLGAGIAAFFIAIPILGYPRQLPGSQRYVIMRAAEKEQLKGHSHGAASNPAFGKTVRDLPLSIWLLLRNPTFILLCLAGATEATLIAGMSTFGPKFFEAQFSLSASEAATLFGYLVVPAGGGGTLLGGFLVNRLKLRGSGIIRFCLFCTLTSLLAFFVFLIHCPNVPMAGVTTGYVGSLLPEGHLDLKAACNAMYCCSPEHYIPLCGSDGTMYYSPCYAGCPAGAGTGLGSQKVYRGCSCVLEKVSSGLGNATTGKCTSTCQRKPLLLVLVFIVIIFTFLSSIPALTATLRCVCDRQRSFALGIQWIVVRTLGSIPGPIAFGWVIDKACLLWQSQCGHQGSCFVYQNAAMSRYMLIAGLIFKVLGFLFFVAAYFLYKSPSVSSDGLEASLPSQSSASDSPTEQLQSNV, encoded by the exons ATGCCTCAGCACTCAATGGGGGACAagcacctcctctccctcccgAAGCTCCTCTTCGCCAGCTCGTCCTCCACCACAGACAGCGGGTGTGACACTCCCCCCAGCAGCAGAGCATCACCAGCCTCCCTGCGTGCTGCCCACACCCCCCTGGGCTCCTCCAGCCAACCCCTGTTTGAGCCCCAGGTTGAGGATCGGAGGAGTCAGACAGCCCATGAGGTGCAGTACGTGTCTGCAGGGCCACAGGACACACTATGCGGCTGGCAAGGCTTCACTCCCAAGTGTCTGCAGGTCTTCAACACCCCCAaaggcttcctcttcttcctatgTGCAGCCTCCTTCCTTCAGGGCATGATAGTGAACGGCTTTATCAATACTGTCATCACCTCCATTGAGCGCCGCTTCGACCTGCACAGCTACCAGAGTGGGCTCATCGCCAGCTCCTACGACAtcgctgcctgcctctgcctcacctttGTCAGCTACTTTGGGGGCAATGGGCACAAGCCGCGCTGGCTGGGCTGGGGCGTGCTTGTCCTGGGGATCGGTTCCCTGGTATTTGCACTGCCCCATTTCACCGCTGGCCACTATGAGGTAGAGACGGACGAGGGGGTGAGGACAGGGGCATGCCTGACCAACGGCAGTCACGTGGAGTGTAAGGACAGTCCCTCAGGCCTGTCCAGCTACCGGCTGATCTTCATGCTGGGCCAGCTCCTGCATGGCGTGGGTGCCACACCCCTCTACACACTGGGGGTCACTTACCTGGATGAGAATGTGAAGTCAAGTTATTCACCCATCTATATCG CCATCTTTTACACGGCAGCCATCCTTGGGCCTGCGGCCGGCTACCTGATCGGAGGAACCATGCTAAATATTTACACAGAAGTGAGCCGACG GACGGAGCTGACCACTGACAGCCCGCTGTGGGTTGGCGCCTGGTGGATTGgcttcctgggagctgggattgCTGCCTTCTTCATCGCCATCCCCATCCTCGGCTATCCCCGGCAGCTACCAG GCTCCCAGCGCTATGTCATTATGAGAGCAGCTGAAAAAGAGCAGCTGAAAGGCCACAGCCACGGAGCAGCAAGCAACCCAGCTTTCGGCAAGACTGTCAGAGACCTGCCCCT CTCCATCTGGCTCCTCCTACGGAATCCCACATTCATCCTGCTCTGCCTGGCAGGGGCTACAGAAGCCACACTCATCGCTGGCATGTCCACATTCGGTCCCAAGTTCTTCGAGGCCCAGTTCAGCTTGAGTGCCTCAGAGGCTGCCACTCTGTTTG GATATCTGGTGGTGCcagcaggcggtggtggcacactcctgggTGGCTTCCTGGTGAACAGGCTCAAGCTCCGTGGCTCTGGGATCATCAGGTTCTGTCTGTTCTGCACTCTGACCAGCCTCTTGGCCTTCTTCGTCTTCCTCATACACTGCCCCAACGTGCCCATGGCAGGCGTGACAACTGGCTATGTCGGGAG CCTCCTGCCTGAGGGCCACCTGGACCTGAAGGCGGCTTGCAACGCCATGTACTGTTGCAGCCCAGAGCACTACATTCCGCTGTGTGGCTCAGATGGCACCATGTACTACTCTCCCTGCTACGCAGGCTGCCCTGCGGGTGCTGGGACAGGCCTCGGCAGCCAGAAG GTATACCGAGGCTGTAGCTGTGTCCTTGAGAAGGTATCCTCTGGCTTGGGCAATGCTACCACAGGGAAGTGCACTTCCAcctgtcagagaaagcccctccTTCTGGTTCTGGTGTTCATTGTAATTATCTTTACATTCCTCAGCAGCATTCCTGCTCTAACTGCTACTCTACG GTGTGTCTGTGATCGGCAAAGGTCCTTTGCCCTGGGGATCCAGTGGATCGTCGTGAGAACACTAG GAAGTATTCCAGGGCCCATTGCCTTTGGCTGGGTGATTGACAAGGCCTGCCTGCTGTGGCAGAGCCAGTGTGGCCACCAGGGCTCCTGCTTTGTCTACCAGAATGCAGCCATGAGTCGGTACATGCTCATTGCTGGCCTCATTTTCAAG GTGTTGGGCTTCCTCTTCTTTGTCGCCGCCTACTTTCTGTACAAGTCCCCTTCAGTGTCCTCAGATGGCCTGGAGGCCTCCCTGCCCAGCCAGTCCTCAGCCTCTGACAGTCCCACAGAACAGCTCCAGAGCAATGTCTGA